A single Balaenoptera ricei isolate mBalRic1 chromosome 13, mBalRic1.hap2, whole genome shotgun sequence DNA region contains:
- the ETAA1 gene encoding ewing's tumor-associated antigen 1 — MSRRRKYGDSPGLKNTPRKAAATEECSSVVETGKRRLRSARGSGPCGAGERPPRPLPQQEQPPVAASCSKSNPEGETWAAGPPWASVPQLQKPARDRETPGAEMYETPKRMLQMDLLSSTFSSPNDPDGQNDIFWDQNSPMTKQLGKGRKKQIYTTDSDEISHIVKRIAPQDEKPTTDSMLGVWIGATAIPCTPSVAKGKSRAKLSCAKLKSQNQEEELMKLAKQFDKNMEELDVIQEQNKRNHDLIQMISEAETLNNYRDSVQTQLLHDIVPEIDNAMIKKPVKENRIFVVNDQNSSQKPFDQNAEAAFIAIFDGSTQKCSGRLSQDLSDAFLNTSNTTFGKKNALKEENIITNETLVTEKLPNKTKGSLSRQVDNPGMTKSHVTSCTKEPGAFNKHIDTFTTSDFEDDWENLLNNEPFVMQNIEMSELFPAPETAQITDQKEICTFNSKNGKSKSGMNTSLDTRLRDSKILQHLPSKTWNSELTDAAKYRFSPKPNDKQNKLSSTGNKLEKSFNTIVVQDKIQDCAVASNLAKVNEDTHIKFTSNVNASEKKSTLNPGCSDEQKNKSIFNQSLKAPTNVEPLGSATLGNKTSVCNPNQTNASKLSSFFDDWNDTSFTNEIVKACHHLENTWEADDVDDDLLYQACDDIERLTQEQDIRVDSKTSESVLGINNSSKHGAKNVFTTPKQGSQLVQSKHLNLNSVSVQTSSLTDSLQINKSMKMEKREICGNSPGFLGATTNLTIYSKNSNCQINNLHVSWNNTDVPKQVNSSKSVLTGNSSLNVSSDHVSTEIAANKKKLSTPHLSHSTVTDEAQSDLNRTVRFSKYTFIKMKNSQILSQFNNNCITGSISGTKITQGLQKNKTVNPLCGKAFQQQSLVKFSESLKQTSKEEEEKNRKYSPEEIQRKRQEALVRRMAKAQASSVKKDSSHLT, encoded by the exons ATGAGTCGGCGAAGGAAATATGGGGACAGCCCTGGCCTGAAGAACACGCCGCGCAAAGCGGCGGCGACTGAGGAATGCAGCTCGGTGGTCGAAACGGGGAAGAGGCGGCTGAGGTCGGCCCGCGGttcagggccctgtggggctggAGAGAGGCCTCCCCGGCCCCTGCCGCAGCAAGAGCAGCCTCCAGTAGCCGCTTCGTGCAGTAAAAGTAACCCCGAGGGTGAGACGTGGGCAGCGGGGCCTCCCTGGGCTTCGGTGCCGCAGCTTCAGAAGCCAGCTCGTGACCGGGAAACCCCGGGTGCAG AAATGTATGAAACACCAAAGAGAATGCTGCAAATGGATTTATTGTCATCTACCTTCAGTTCTCCTAATGATCCAGATGGACAGAATGATATCTTTTGGGATCAGAATTCTCCAATGACAAAACAGTTAG gtaaaggaagaaaaaagcagaTTTACACCACAGATAGTGATGAAATCTCACATATTGTTAAGCGTATTGCTCCTCAG GATGAGAAACCAACAACAGACTCCATGCTGGGCGTGTGGATTGGTGCAACTGCTATTCCTTGCACTCCTAGTGTAGCAAAAGGAAAATCAAGAGCAAAACTCAGCTGCGCAAA GTTAAAATCACAAAATCAGGAGGAGGAACTTATGAAATTGGCTAAGCAATTTGATAAAAATATGGAAGAGCTAGATGTGATTCAAGAGCAAAACAAGAGAAATCATGATCTTATCCAGATGATTTCAGAAGCAGAGACTTTAAATAATTACAGAGATAGTGTACAGACGCAGTTGCTACATGATATAGTTCCTGAAATCGATAATGCTATGATAAAGAAGCCAGTGAAAGAAAACAGGATATTTGTAGTAAATGATCAAAATAGCAGTCAGAAGCCATTTGACCAAAACGCTGAAGCAGCCTTTATCGCCATTTTTGATGGTTCTACTCAGAAATGTAGTGGACGGTTAAGCCAAGATCTGTCAGATGCTTTCTTGAACACCAGTAATACTACCTTTGGAAAGAAAAACGCTTTGAAAGAGGAGAACATCATTACTAATGAAACTCTGGTCACTGAAAAACTGCCAAATAAAACCAAAGGATCACTTTCTCGTCAAGTAGATAATCCTGGAATGACAAAATCACATGTGACTTCCTGTACTAAGGAACCAGGAGCTTTTAATAAGCACATTGATACATTTACTACCAGTGATTTTGAGGATGATTGGGAAAACTTACTAAATAATGAACCTTTTGTTATGCAAAATATTGAAATGTCTGAACTTTTCCCTGCCCCTGAAACAGCCCAGATTACTGATCAAAaggaaatttgtacctttaacagtaaaaatggtaaaagtaaGTCAGGAATGAATACAAGTCTAGATACCAGGTTAAGAGATTCAAAAATTTTACAACATCTTCCTTCAAAGACATGGAACAGTGAATTAACAGATGCTGCAAAATACAGATTTTCACCAAAGCCgaatgataaacaaaataaattatcatCCACTGGAAATAAATTGGAGAAATCTTTTAATACAATTGTTGTTCAAGACAAAATTCAAGACTGTGCAGTTGCATCTAATCTGGCAAAAGTAAATGAAGATACTCATATTAAATTTACTTCTAATGTAAATGCTTCTGAAAAAAAGTCTACTTTGAACCCAGGATGTTCTGATGAACAAAAAAATAAGTCCATTTTTAATCAGTCTTTGAAGGCACCTACTAATGTCGAGCCTTTAGGCTCTGCAACTTTGGGCAATAAAACCAGTGTTTGTAACCCAAATCAGACTAATGCATCAAAGCTTAGTTCTTTCTTTGATGATTGGAATGATACATCATTTACCAATGAAATTGTTAAAGCCTGTCATCACTTAGAGAATACCTGGGAAGCAGATGATGTAGATGATGATTTATTATACCAAGCATGTGATGATATTGAAAGACTAACTCAGGAACAAGACATTAGAGTGGACAGCAAGACATCAGAAAGTGTACTTGGGATCAATAATAGTTCTAAACATGGAGCCAAAAATGTGTTTACTACACCTAAACAAGGAAGTCAGTTGGTGCAATCAAAGCATTTGAATCTGAACAGCGTTTCAGTGCAAACATCTTCATTGACAGATagcttacaaataaataaatcaatgaagatggagaaaagggaaatttgtGGAAATTCTCCCGGATTTTTAGGTGCCACGACAAATTTGACTATATATTCTAAGAACTCAAATTGTCAGATCAATAATCTGCATGTCTCTTGGAATAACACTGATGTTCCAAAACAAGTGAATAGTTCCAAATCGGTTCTTACAGGAAATTCAAGTTTGAATGTGAGTTCAGATCATGTGAGTACAGAAATTGCTGCTAATAAGAAGAAATTGAGTACTCCACATCTGTCGCATAGCACCGTAACAGATGAAGCTCAGAGTGACCTTAACAGAACAGTGAGATTTTCTAAGTACACgtttataaagatgaaaaattctcAGATTCTTTCTCAGTTTAATAACAATTGTATAACAGGAAGTATTTCTGGTACCAAAATCACACAGGGtttgcagaaaaataaaactgtcaaccCATTATGTGGGAAGGCTTTTCAACAGCAGTCTTTGGTGAAATTTTCTGAATCTTTGAAACAAACTTCAAAAG